One window of Paenibacillus sp. FSL K6-3182 genomic DNA carries:
- a CDS encoding ATP-binding protein → MKRRGVALKLFVVTSVLILLVFTILLLAQGLFFERFYRMSKINVLEKSMNQFAHQYKETQSSERQVSRLLGAYMNEHDTSADILNSRFERTSTHPYYLELEAGSKTIMIQISKEGMTVDQIPQKIQIGETLVVDGIFMDEGDTIMHPVVIQQTDTVLKEGLIRVRGKVTDLMLPERRSYNPLYQDALVDDVLLDWNSQMEQWQSRLRSGTVVQLDWQDKWSGVPYTVLIRLLSEGNEENSYLFVMTSMQPVGEAVGILKQYVVYLAPLMVLLAIVLSLIYSRIVSRPLVLLSRSAARLAKLDFTEQPAIDSKDEFGELSRSMVALSRNLDASMKELTHANAMLQEDVEDKRRSEQLRKELIANISHELKTPLGIVKGFAEGLQDGVASDKSERYLALIVNETDRMNALIMDMLELSKFEAKAIQLQPRSLAMASLIHRVSDSFSQQLEMKQLQLLINADKEEELLVRADPRRLEQVILNFMSNAIRHAVVNSVITIGIQQTAPGKITTVIENIGPPIPDEAISLVWDHFYRAERSRDRKSGGTGLGLAITKHILELHGSEYGVENTKQGVAFSFTLDEIGGTTHD, encoded by the coding sequence ATGAAAAGAAGAGGTGTAGCCCTTAAACTATTCGTTGTCACTTCCGTGTTGATCCTGCTTGTGTTCACCATATTGCTGCTTGCACAAGGATTGTTTTTCGAGCGGTTTTACCGTATGTCCAAAATTAATGTTCTAGAGAAGAGCATGAATCAATTCGCTCACCAATACAAAGAGACGCAATCGAGTGAACGACAGGTGTCACGACTGCTAGGCGCATATATGAATGAGCATGATACGAGTGCCGACATCCTGAATAGCCGATTTGAGCGAACAAGCACACATCCTTATTATTTGGAACTGGAAGCTGGCAGCAAGACGATTATGATTCAGATTTCCAAAGAAGGCATGACTGTGGATCAAATCCCGCAAAAGATTCAAATAGGCGAGACGCTGGTGGTCGATGGGATCTTCATGGATGAGGGAGATACGATTATGCATCCTGTTGTTATCCAGCAGACCGATACCGTTCTCAAAGAGGGCTTGATACGCGTGCGAGGAAAAGTAACGGATCTTATGCTGCCGGAGCGGCGGTCATATAATCCGCTTTATCAGGATGCTCTTGTCGATGATGTGCTTCTAGATTGGAATTCGCAAATGGAACAATGGCAGTCAAGGCTGCGGAGCGGTACGGTCGTTCAGCTGGATTGGCAGGATAAATGGAGTGGTGTCCCCTATACGGTTCTCATACGTCTGCTCTCAGAGGGCAACGAAGAGAATAGCTATTTATTCGTTATGACCTCTATGCAGCCTGTAGGGGAAGCTGTCGGGATTCTTAAACAATATGTCGTTTATTTGGCACCGCTTATGGTTCTGCTTGCGATTGTTTTGTCTTTGATTTATTCCAGAATTGTCTCACGTCCCTTAGTGCTGCTTAGCCGCTCTGCAGCGCGTCTTGCCAAGCTGGACTTTACGGAGCAGCCAGCAATCGATTCGAAGGATGAATTCGGGGAGCTGTCGAGAAGCATGGTTGCGTTGTCGCGGAATTTGGACGCCTCCATGAAGGAGCTTACCCATGCGAATGCGATGCTGCAGGAGGATGTGGAGGATAAACGGCGGTCCGAGCAGCTTCGCAAAGAGCTGATCGCGAACATTTCCCATGAATTGAAGACGCCGCTCGGGATTGTGAAAGGCTTTGCGGAAGGGCTGCAGGACGGCGTGGCGAGCGACAAAAGCGAACGTTATCTGGCTCTCATCGTCAATGAAACGGATCGGATGAATGCATTAATTATGGATATGCTGGAGCTATCCAAATTCGAAGCGAAGGCCATTCAGCTGCAGCCGAGAAGCTTAGCTATGGCAAGCCTGATTCATAGGGTGAGTGATTCATTCTCTCAGCAATTGGAGATGAAACAGCTTCAATTGCTGATAAACGCGGATAAAGAGGAAGAGCTGCTCGTACGGGCTGATCCCAGACGCCTCGAGCAGGTCATTCTGAATTTCATGAGCAACGCCATTCGGCATGCCGTTGTGAACAGTGTCATTACGATCGGCATCCAGCAAACGGCACCAGGAAAAATAACAACCGTCATCGAAAACATTGGACCGCCGATTCCCGACGAGGCTATCAGCCTTGTCTGGGATCACTTTTACCGAGCGGAGCGTTCACGGGATCGTAAATCCGGTGGAACGGGACTAGGACTCGCCATCACCAAGCATATTTTGGAGCTTCATGGAAGCGAGTATGGCGTGGAGAACACGAAGCAAGGTGTAGCATTTTCTTTTACATTAGATGAAATCGGAGGAACAACCCATGACTAG
- a CDS encoding response regulator transcription factor — protein MKRTILLVEDDMLMREVITDYFKKEQWDVFEAENGRVALDIFEQNSVDLVVLDIMMPEMDGWSVCKRIREKSDVPIMIMTARAEDDDQLMGFELGADEYITKPLSPRVLVARATALMKRTEGTMGREGDTLVYGDLMVNRSAYTVFVAGTKINLSPKEYDLLLFLIKHYGKVLPREYILDSVWGYDYLGDLRTVDTHIKKLRAKLGDEGRSIATVIRSGYKFEMER, from the coding sequence ATGAAACGAACGATATTGCTGGTTGAAGACGATATGCTTATGCGAGAGGTGATAACGGATTATTTCAAGAAGGAACAATGGGACGTGTTTGAAGCGGAAAACGGGAGGGTCGCACTTGACATTTTTGAACAGAATTCCGTTGATTTGGTCGTCCTCGACATTATGATGCCGGAAATGGATGGATGGTCGGTATGCAAGCGTATCCGAGAAAAATCGGATGTCCCGATTATGATTATGACTGCCAGAGCAGAGGATGACGACCAGTTGATGGGGTTCGAGCTTGGCGCCGATGAGTACATAACGAAGCCCCTGAGCCCAAGGGTATTGGTAGCCCGCGCTACTGCTTTGATGAAGAGAACGGAAGGGACGATGGGACGCGAGGGAGATACGCTTGTCTATGGTGATTTAATGGTGAACAGGTCGGCATATACCGTCTTTGTAGCGGGTACTAAGATCAATTTGTCGCCTAAGGAGTACGATTTGCTCCTATTTCTCATCAAACATTACGGCAAGGTGCTGCCGCGCGAGTATATTTTGGACTCTGTCTGGGGGTACGATTATTTGGGGGATTTGCGAACGGTGGACACCCACATTAAAAAACTAAGAGCTAAGCTCGGAGATGAAGGACGATCGATAGCGACAGTTATTCGTTCTGGCTATAAGTTCGAGATGGAACGATGA
- a CDS encoding spore gernimation protein GerQ, with translation MNTPTLAPHESMELHEALNFKTLCIAKSKLMQGLVFDQELKALMQKDVIQSTQQITELQAIYARVPFQAPVPNSPTPITH, from the coding sequence ATGAATACGCCAACGCTAGCGCCGCACGAATCGATGGAACTACATGAAGCGTTAAACTTTAAAACGCTCTGCATCGCTAAGTCAAAACTTATGCAAGGCTTGGTCTTTGACCAAGAGCTTAAAGCGTTAATGCAGAAAGACGTAATTCAATCCACACAACAAATCACCGAACTGCAAGCAATCTACGCAAGAGTTCCTTTCCAAGCGCCTGTTCCGAATAGCCCGACACCTATAACACATTAA
- a CDS encoding spore coat protein, translating to MNTDYLDPINSLNMPEMADMTFAMDFLLRAKEGVRNLSIALTETASPDVRALLRNHLKQGIAMHQEITELMIRKKWFHPYELNEQYQLDQLSAKNTVMIGQMNLFPGDTSRKGMFDRTPDEHIGGHKA from the coding sequence ATGAATACCGATTATTTAGACCCGATTAATTCATTAAATATGCCAGAAATGGCAGATATGACTTTTGCAATGGACTTCCTTCTTCGTGCCAAGGAGGGTGTGCGAAATTTGTCCATCGCCCTGACGGAAACGGCTTCTCCGGATGTAAGAGCGCTGCTGCGCAATCATCTTAAGCAGGGAATTGCAATGCACCAAGAAATCACGGAGCTCATGATTCGTAAAAAATGGTTCCATCCTTACGAGCTGAACGAACAGTACCAACTCGACCAGCTTTCGGCGAAAAATACGGTGATGATCGGGCAGATGAATTTGTTCCCGGGTGATACGTCGCGTAAAGGGATGTTTGATCGGACCCCAGATGAACATATTGGAGGACATAAAGCATGA
- a CDS encoding zinc-dependent alcohol dehydrogenase: MKAVTYQGIKNVVVKEVPDPKIEKPDDMIVKITSTAICGSDLHLIHGMIPNLQENYVIGHEPMGIVEEVGPGVTKVKKGDRVIIPFNIACGECFFCKNQLESQCDNSNEHGDMGAYFGYSGTTGGYPGGQAEYLRVPFANFTHFKIPENCEQPDEKLSLIADAMTTAFWSVDNAGVKNGDTVIVLGCGPVGLLAQKFCWLKGAKRVIAVDYVNNRLQHAKRTNNVEIVNFEQDKNIGNNLKEMTKGGADVVIDAVGMDGKMSDLEFLASGLKLQGGTMSAFIIASQAVRKGGTIQVTGVYGGRYNGFPLGDIMQRNVNIRSGQAPVVHYMPYMYELVTSGKVDPGDIVTHVIPLSEAKRGYEVFDTKTDDCIKVILKP, encoded by the coding sequence ATGAAGGCGGTAACGTATCAAGGGATTAAAAATGTCGTAGTCAAAGAGGTGCCGGATCCGAAGATTGAGAAACCGGACGATATGATCGTAAAGATCACCAGTACCGCCATATGCGGTTCCGACCTTCACCTTATTCACGGGATGATCCCTAACCTTCAGGAGAACTATGTCATCGGGCATGAACCGATGGGGATCGTAGAAGAGGTAGGCCCAGGCGTGACAAAGGTAAAGAAAGGCGACCGTGTGATCATCCCATTCAACATCGCATGCGGAGAATGCTTTTTTTGCAAAAATCAGCTGGAAAGCCAATGTGACAATTCAAACGAACACGGGGATATGGGCGCATATTTCGGCTACTCCGGAACGACCGGCGGATACCCTGGCGGGCAAGCCGAGTATTTACGAGTCCCGTTCGCAAATTTTACCCACTTCAAGATTCCCGAAAACTGCGAACAACCGGACGAAAAGCTAAGCTTGATCGCCGATGCCATGACGACGGCATTCTGGAGCGTAGATAACGCCGGCGTAAAGAATGGTGATACGGTCATCGTGCTCGGCTGCGGTCCGGTCGGACTACTGGCCCAGAAATTCTGCTGGCTAAAAGGAGCAAAGCGGGTCATAGCCGTCGACTATGTCAATAACCGCTTACAGCATGCGAAGCGAACGAACAATGTGGAAATCGTAAACTTCGAACAGGATAAGAATATCGGCAACAATCTAAAGGAAATGACCAAAGGCGGCGCCGATGTCGTGATTGATGCGGTAGGAATGGACGGCAAGATGAGCGATCTCGAATTTCTAGCAAGCGGTTTGAAGCTGCAAGGCGGCACGATGAGCGCATTTATCATTGCGTCTCAGGCTGTCCGCAAAGGCGGGACTATTCAAGTCACTGGGGTATACGGCGGACGCTATAACGGATTCCCGCTCGGCGACATCATGCAGCGCAACGTGAATATCCGTTCCGGACAAGCTCCGGTCGTTCACTACATGCCGTATATGTACGAGTTGGTTACGTCGGGCAAAGTGGACCCTGGAGATATTGTTACGCACGTCATTCCGCTCAGCGAGGCCAAGCGCGGCTATGAAGTGTTCGATACCAAAACGGACGATTGCATCAAAGTCATCTTAAAGCCTTGA
- a CDS encoding spore coat protein produces the protein MNTILEHMAGLHTLTDDVIAMDYLMNAKSGVRNYAMAVTECATPEIKQILMKQLDEAIDSHEKITIYMMQRGLYHPYHIPEQIQLDLKNIQTAMNIPS, from the coding sequence ATGAACACAATATTAGAACACATGGCAGGGCTTCATACGCTGACCGATGACGTGATAGCAATGGATTATTTGATGAACGCCAAGAGCGGAGTCAGAAACTACGCCATGGCCGTGACCGAATGTGCCACCCCCGAAATCAAGCAAATTTTGATGAAACAGCTCGACGAAGCCATAGACTCCCATGAAAAGATAACAATCTACATGATGCAGCGGGGCCTATACCATCCCTACCATATTCCAGAGCAAATTCAGCTCGATCTGAAAAACATTCAGACCGCTATGAACATTCCGTCCTGA
- a CDS encoding L-dopachrome tautomerase-related protein: MQPMLPKEKYFGQFELVHAFYGAMPTGVSVSETGRIFVCFPKWGDDVKFTVAEIVEGEMQPYPSLEINSVNTGNIIMSFVSVQSIFADGRGILWVLDTGAPNFSEPIQGGAKLVAVDLSTNTIRRVYTFTENVVLPTTYLNDVRLDFRVGRAGYAYITDSSSRGPGAIIVVDLENGNAFRRLNGAISTSPDPYFLPKVEGEILMNRNPDGSTSPFRLASDSLAISPDGKVLFYAPLTSRQLFSISTEALRDRRIQDMNLSQYVQYWGEKGASDGMITGANGTVYAGDYENNSIRKILPNGTMETIAHDPRILWPDTFSIGPDQYLYVIVNQLHRQARFHYGRDLREKPYSLLRMRIDEFPAPTFS, from the coding sequence ATGCAACCTATGTTACCTAAGGAAAAATATTTTGGACAGTTTGAACTGGTGCATGCTTTTTATGGGGCTATGCCTACAGGTGTCAGCGTTTCCGAAACCGGCCGTATTTTTGTTTGCTTTCCGAAATGGGGAGACGACGTTAAATTTACTGTGGCGGAAATTGTTGAGGGTGAAATGCAGCCTTATCCCAGTTTAGAAATAAATTCGGTTAATACTGGTAATATTATTATGTCTTTCGTTAGTGTCCAAAGTATCTTTGCTGATGGGAGAGGAATACTTTGGGTACTAGATACAGGGGCACCAAATTTTTCTGAACCTATCCAAGGGGGAGCAAAATTAGTTGCTGTTGATTTAAGCACGAATACAATAAGAAGAGTATATACCTTTACAGAAAATGTTGTCTTGCCAACAACTTATCTGAATGATGTCCGTTTGGATTTTCGTGTTGGAAGAGCAGGCTATGCATATATAACGGATTCTTCTTCCAGAGGGCCAGGAGCTATTATCGTCGTAGATTTAGAAAATGGGAACGCGTTTAGACGGTTAAATGGGGCAATATCAACTTCACCTGATCCCTATTTTTTACCGAAAGTAGAAGGTGAAATTTTGATGAATCGAAACCCGGACGGCTCGACTTCCCCATTTAGATTGGCTTCCGATAGTTTAGCGATTTCTCCTGATGGAAAGGTTTTATTTTATGCTCCGCTAACCAGCCGTCAACTGTTCTCAATCTCAACAGAAGCCCTAAGAGATAGAAGGATACAGGACATGAATTTATCCCAATATGTTCAGTATTGGGGGGAAAAAGGTGCGTCTGATGGAATGATCACCGGCGCAAACGGCACCGTTTATGCGGGAGACTATGAAAACAACAGTATCCGAAAGATATTGCCGAATGGTACAATGGAAACCATCGCACATGACCCGAGAATTTTATGGCCTGATACTTTTTCGATTGGCCCCGATCAATACTTATATGTCATTGTGAATCAATTACATCGGCAGGCGAGATTTCATTATGGAAGAGACCTGCGGGAAAAACCATATAGTTTACTTCGTATGAGAATTGATGAATTCCCTGCTCCTACCTTTTCATAA
- a CDS encoding amidohydrolase family protein, with product MENLTQNAALEQVTAITNIRIFDGDQMIAPRHVVIKGESIISVGGDLPADATIIDGENATLMPGLIDSHVHTSIGGLRDALKFGVTTELEMNGDFTKRGREIQLKNVNDIADVRSAGTAITAPGGHPDELLPDGDEIPEFVLKELEKLSEEDREAMLAAYAHDHEEIPQVTTVEEAIKHVNTQVENGADYIKIMIEEGTVMGVPGLPVLSEEILKTAVTEAHKFDKLVIAHVLTAHSSQEAIDFGVDGLGHLFIDRPEYTPELVKSIADSGAFVTPCLVLNSSIIGNPASELANDPRVHSKLSPDWINILNSSFNTFPQGNMENSFKNVMDLHHAGVDILVGTDVAPVPVPNLGGLAHGASVHHEMQLLVKAGFTPIEALQSATAKPARCFGLIDRGRIAEGARADLILVTGDPTTNISDTLSIKSVWFKGVQQLC from the coding sequence ATGGAAAATCTAACACAAAATGCTGCATTAGAACAAGTTACGGCGATTACAAATATACGAATTTTTGATGGAGATCAAATGATTGCGCCCAGACATGTTGTCATTAAAGGGGAGTCCATTATTTCAGTGGGCGGAGACCTTCCGGCCGATGCAACGATTATCGATGGAGAAAATGCGACTCTAATGCCTGGTCTGATTGATTCACATGTCCACACCTCAATTGGCGGATTACGAGATGCCTTAAAATTCGGCGTGACAACAGAACTCGAAATGAACGGCGATTTTACTAAAAGAGGGCGCGAGATTCAGTTGAAAAATGTGAATGACATCGCAGATGTCCGTTCTGCTGGCACAGCGATTACCGCTCCGGGCGGACACCCAGATGAATTACTGCCGGATGGAGATGAAATACCGGAATTCGTATTAAAGGAACTAGAGAAGTTATCGGAGGAAGACCGGGAAGCGATGTTAGCTGCATACGCTCACGATCACGAAGAAATACCGCAAGTAACGACGGTGGAAGAAGCGATTAAACATGTGAATACCCAAGTCGAGAATGGAGCCGACTATATTAAGATCATGATTGAAGAAGGAACGGTCATGGGTGTACCTGGCCTACCTGTATTAAGCGAAGAGATACTAAAAACAGCCGTGACAGAAGCCCACAAGTTCGATAAGCTGGTCATCGCCCATGTCTTGACTGCTCATTCATCGCAAGAAGCCATCGATTTTGGAGTCGACGGTTTGGGCCACTTGTTTATCGACAGACCCGAGTACACGCCCGAGTTAGTCAAATCCATTGCGGATTCAGGCGCTTTTGTTACACCGTGCTTGGTGTTAAATTCATCTATTATTGGAAATCCGGCATCGGAATTGGCGAATGATCCGCGTGTTCATTCCAAATTAAGTCCGGATTGGATCAATATTTTGAACTCAAGCTTCAATACGTTTCCGCAAGGCAATATGGAGAACAGTTTTAAGAATGTGATGGACCTTCACCATGCCGGAGTTGATATTCTAGTAGGGACGGATGTCGCGCCTGTTCCCGTTCCTAATCTTGGCGGCCTTGCTCATGGAGCCAGCGTCCATCATGAAATGCAATTGCTGGTGAAGGCAGGGTTCACACCGATAGAAGCGCTTCAGTCGGCAACAGCGAAACCGGCCCGTTGCTTTGGCCTTATCGATCGCGGCCGTATTGCCGAAGGTGCGCGCGCTGACCTTATACTAGTAACCGGTGATCCGACAACCAACATCTCGGATACCTTGTCGATCAAATCTGTGTGGTTCAAAGGTGTGCAACAACTATGTTAA
- a CDS encoding MarR family transcriptional regulator, translating into MQSKKDTPYLDLFQIIGLKLKKRADESIKEQGLNAQQGKLIDYIYQNQNNHIIQRDLADRFHLRGASITSMLQGLEQKGFIERKIPANNERQKNIYVLPKAIELIEDFQDSFQKVEEEIVQVLTEEEKQILKKMLIKINERL; encoded by the coding sequence ATGCAATCCAAAAAGGATACGCCTTATCTGGATTTGTTTCAGATTATCGGTCTTAAGTTAAAGAAAAGAGCGGACGAGAGTATTAAAGAGCAGGGGTTAAACGCTCAACAAGGAAAATTAATCGATTACATTTACCAGAACCAAAATAATCATATTATTCAAAGGGACCTTGCCGATCGCTTTCATCTACGTGGTGCCAGCATTACAAGCATGCTTCAAGGTCTAGAGCAAAAAGGGTTCATCGAGCGCAAAATTCCGGCTAATAATGAACGACAAAAAAATATATATGTATTGCCAAAAGCGATTGAACTGATTGAAGACTTTCAAGACTCATTCCAAAAGGTGGAGGAAGAAATCGTTCAAGTCCTTACCGAGGAGGAAAAGCAAATCTTAAAGAAAATGTTGATTAAAATTAATGAACGCTTATAA
- a CDS encoding glycine zipper domain-containing protein, translating into MGKAVGTAGGGALGAVVGSAFGPVGTVVGGIVGAALGNKTGEAAEDNKDGSHRKD; encoded by the coding sequence ATAGGAAAAGCTGTAGGAACCGCGGGTGGTGGTGCTTTAGGCGCTGTCGTAGGTTCTGCTTTTGGTCCTGTTGGAACTGTTGTTGGCGGTATCGTAGGCGCAGCGTTGGGCAATAAGACGGGGGAAGCTGCAGAAGATAACAAAGACGGATCACACCGAAAAGATTAA
- a CDS encoding DinB family protein, translating into MQIMFRYNWLIREEWYRWCEDVPEEELLRFRTGGVGGILHTLFHIIDVEWSWIRSLQGKSDFQESFESYSSLEKVRNLDAAFQREVQPFVHSWDVGMETRPFYDPQPDGKMAVDAWGEVMRHIIAHEIHHIGQLSVWAREVGKKPVSANVIGKDLIKPQLLR; encoded by the coding sequence ATGCAAATTATGTTCCGTTACAATTGGTTGATCAGGGAAGAATGGTACCGGTGGTGTGAGGATGTACCGGAGGAGGAGCTGCTTCGTTTTCGTACAGGTGGAGTCGGAGGGATTTTGCATACTCTTTTTCACATTATCGATGTGGAGTGGAGTTGGATTCGTTCCCTGCAGGGAAAATCAGATTTTCAAGAAAGTTTTGAAAGTTACAGTAGTTTGGAGAAAGTCCGCAACCTGGATGCAGCGTTCCAGCGTGAAGTGCAACCGTTTGTACATTCCTGGGACGTAGGTATGGAGACTCGCCCATTTTACGATCCCCAACCGGACGGGAAAATGGCCGTCGATGCGTGGGGTGAAGTAATGCGTCACATAATCGCACATGAAATCCACCATATTGGCCAACTATCGGTCTGGGCAAGAGAAGTTGGCAAAAAGCCTGTGTCAGCAAATGTTATTGGCAAAGATCTCATCAAACCCCAGTTGTTACGCTAA
- a CDS encoding LysR family transcriptional regulator, with protein sequence MTHSQLMLFVKIAETGNFTKAGEQLNMTQPAVSRAISTLESELGVILMIRDKKKGIILTDIGKRLIVIFREILHGYNKVEQEVTAEKGFEVGTVRIGTFPIVSAHFLPKILKVIGEKHPGLTFELYEGTIDEIKEWLSSRIIDVGWIIPPNGDLEGIPFFKDELCLLLRDDHPLQSRPEIHITDLDNEPMIVCKGGFVTPIYELFQQFGIVLRVKYDGHNITTALSMIQEGLGVAIVSTTSLSLSVLPPNVRVRTIKPQPFREIQLAVPSLKEAPHGVKLFLQTARELYLSGDQNR encoded by the coding sequence ATGACACATTCTCAACTGATGTTATTCGTGAAAATCGCAGAGACCGGCAATTTCACAAAAGCAGGGGAGCAATTGAATATGACACAGCCTGCGGTAAGCCGAGCCATCTCCACGCTTGAATCGGAATTGGGGGTCATCCTCATGATTCGGGATAAAAAGAAAGGGATCATTCTCACCGATATTGGGAAGCGCCTAATTGTCATATTCAGAGAGATTTTGCACGGCTACAATAAGGTGGAGCAGGAGGTAACGGCCGAGAAAGGGTTTGAAGTCGGCACCGTTCGTATTGGGACGTTCCCGATTGTGTCCGCACACTTCTTGCCGAAAATATTAAAGGTGATCGGGGAGAAGCACCCTGGGCTGACGTTCGAACTGTACGAAGGAACTATTGACGAGATTAAAGAATGGCTGTCTTCTAGAATAATCGATGTCGGCTGGATTATTCCACCGAACGGTGATTTGGAAGGGATACCGTTCTTTAAAGACGAGTTGTGTCTGCTCCTTCGGGACGATCATCCATTGCAAAGCCGGCCAGAAATCCATATCACCGATCTGGACAATGAACCTATGATTGTATGCAAAGGCGGGTTTGTAACGCCGATTTATGAGCTATTTCAGCAATTCGGAATCGTTTTACGCGTCAAATATGACGGCCACAACATAACCACGGCATTGAGCATGATTCAAGAAGGGCTGGGCGTCGCGATCGTATCGACAACTTCGTTGTCGTTATCGGTGCTACCGCCTAATGTCCGCGTCCGGACAATTAAACCGCAGCCGTTCAGAGAGATCCAATTGGCGGTTCCGTCTCTGAAGGAGGCTCCTCACGGGGTGAAGCTGTTCCTGCAAACCGCAAGGGAGCTTTATTTATCCGGCGACCAGAACCGCTAA
- a CDS encoding DMT family transporter has protein sequence MMQLSRTRTIVYLTFLVTMWGVNWPLSKYALEFAPPLLFAGLRIFIGGLILLPFALPRYKKLNLKHTWRVYLISALLNIILFFVFQTFGLKAMPAGLFSTIVFLQPVLLGVGAWLWLGESMTSLKMVGLILGFLGVAVVSVSGGSGSISTVGILLGLASTITWTFGTIYIKKTATKVDAIWLVTVQMIFGGIVLLVAGSTVESWMDIVWNLSFLSSLSIISIFCTALTWLVFFLLVGSGEAGKVGSFNFLVPLIAIVTSVLFLGETITSKLVAGLVLIIAGIALVNLKLKFLQKGNK, from the coding sequence ATGATGCAACTTTCGCGAACACGTACTATTGTATATTTAACGTTTCTAGTTACAATGTGGGGGGTGAACTGGCCGCTTTCCAAATATGCGCTCGAATTCGCTCCGCCATTGCTTTTTGCCGGCTTGAGAATATTTATTGGGGGTCTCATATTACTTCCTTTCGCTTTACCCCGCTACAAGAAGCTTAATCTGAAGCATACTTGGCGCGTCTACCTAATCTCCGCATTGCTGAATATTATTCTCTTTTTCGTCTTTCAAACTTTCGGACTGAAAGCTATGCCAGCCGGACTGTTTTCGACGATCGTTTTCTTGCAGCCTGTTCTACTCGGCGTCGGCGCTTGGTTGTGGCTGGGCGAATCCATGACCAGTTTGAAAATGGTCGGTTTGATTCTCGGCTTTCTTGGAGTCGCTGTCGTCAGCGTAAGCGGAGGCTCCGGTAGTATTTCGACCGTCGGCATCCTGCTCGGTTTAGCCAGCACGATCACTTGGACGTTCGGTACCATCTATATAAAGAAAACCGCGACAAAGGTCGATGCCATTTGGTTGGTCACTGTTCAGATGATCTTTGGTGGAATCGTATTGTTGGTTGCGGGTTCTACCGTTGAAAGCTGGATGGATATCGTTTGGAATCTGTCATTCCTTTCGTCTTTGTCGATTATTTCGATTTTCTGTACAGCCTTGACCTGGCTCGTATTCTTTCTGCTTGTCGGATCGGGTGAAGCTGGCAAAGTCGGTTCATTTAATTTTCTAGTCCCTCTCATTGCGATCGTGACCAGTGTCCTTTTCTTGGGTGAAACGATCACTTCCAAACTGGTAGCGGGACTCGTTCTAATTATCGCAGGCATTGCACTGGTGAACCTCAAACTGAAATTTCTGCAAAAGGGGAACAAATGA